A genomic stretch from Aedes albopictus strain Foshan chromosome 2, AalbF5, whole genome shotgun sequence includes:
- the LOC115258071 gene encoding DNA topoisomerase 3-alpha → MLRSLFVVGVRQFCSTTKAGNATVMKYLNVAEKNDAAKNIAGLLSRGSSYRREGYSPYNKIYEFNYSIRGQQVQMVMTSVSGHLLNHEFLPSFRGWHSCNPEQLFDAPVRKSCTENMDKIKKTLEREVRHCQTLVIWTDCDREGENIGFEIIEVCRAIKPGIQVLRAKFSEITAASIKRAVENLAAPDELQSEAVNVRSELDLRIGAAFTRFQTLRLQNVFPAKIVNNLVSYGSCQIPTLGFVANRYKEIERFIPQQFWKIKLNHTIEELTVEFNWARNRLFDKQCCEAYLMLCQSEPLVKIVSVTNKPKSKWRPTPLDTVELEKLGSRKLRINAKQTMTIAEKLYTQGIISYPRTETNMFTNDMKLAPLVEQQLDDPEWGGFAQKVLQWGPNPRNGKKSDQAHPPIHPTKYVTNLTGNEKKIYELVVRHFLACISRDAVGSETVVNAILAEEEFTASGLCILERNYLEVYPYDRWNSKEIHPYQVGHTFEPTELSLHEGSTTAPNMLTEADLIALMEKHGIGTDATHAEHINTIKERGYIGEAEGRYLVPGTLGMGLVEGYEAMDLSLAQPELRAGLEADLKLICEGRKDPKVVLAEQIQKYKEAYRVITEKARALDQAISQRLNEPPRDAPVNQFTSAGNNPLQEVCKCPKCSQMMALKKKKDGIGYYLGCLGFPDCRNSVWFDENIKEASGTDEICPRCGGSNKKMTVKFKQMRFYGMLNHTSNDSYKTCIVCDNTFREILGIDEGLVRQFRSSGIRADVTIPRRGNAPTGNTTRPANPSSRPTFPSNPSSGRGTGSGSSNTSRNGWSSHNDNDDDFRGGGGGAISTGSRPNTNSSSSGWGGNNSSRNSSNPSQNRPTATRPNQPSSEHSWSRNRNSSGGADDGEVRCGCNLPAKSLTVKKDGPNKGRPFFTCPMEQGKQCGFFKWGDEDNAPQSGSSSSNWGGQSRPPPPPPQDSFGRGGPSSSGWGRTNNDGKSKGSGQRGGDRPKATRKCGFCRQEGHTKAKCPQRSNSDF, encoded by the exons ATGTTACGTTCGTTATTCGTCGTTGGTGTAAGACAATTTTGTTCAACGACCAAAGCCGGCAATGCCACAGTCATGAAGTACCTGAACGTAGCGGAGAAAAACGATGCGGCCAAAAACATTGCCGGTTTGCTTTCGCGAGGATCCTCGTACCGG CGTGAAGGATACTCTCCGTACAATAAGATCTACGAGTTCAACTACAGTATCCGGGGCCAGCAGGTGCAGATGGTGATGACCTCGGTGTCGGGTCACTTACTAAACCATGAGTTTCTGCCTTCGTTTCGTGGTTGGCACAGTTGCAATCCGGAGCAACTTTTTGATGCCCCGGTCCGAAAAAGCTGCACCGAGAACATGGATAAAATCAAAAAAACTCTAGAGAGGGAAGTTAGACACTGTCAAACGTTGGTCATCTGGACCGATTGCGATCGAGAGGGGGAGAACATTGGGTTTGAGATCATCGAAGTTTGTCGGGCGATCAAACCGGGGATCCAAGTGTTGAGGGCGAAATTTTCCGAAATAACAGCCGCTTCGATCAAGAGGGCGGTTGAGAACCTGGCGGCGCCGGATGAGCTGCAGAGCGAGGCGGTCAATGTGCGCAGCGAGTTGGATCTCCGAATCGGGGCAGCATTTACTCGGTTTCAGACGCTTAGGTTGCAAAATGTGTTCCCCGCGAAGATCGTCAACAATCTGGTGTCGTACGGGAGTTGTCAAATTCCGACGCTGGGGTTTGTCGCTAACCGGTACAAGGAGATCGAGAGGTTTATTCCCCAGCAGTTCTGGAAAATAAAAT TGAATCACACCATCGAAGAGCTGACCGTGGAGTTCAACTGGGCTAGGAATCGCCTGTTCGATAAGCAATGCTGCGAGGCATATTTGATGTTGTGCCAATCGGAACCGCTGGTGAAAATTGTCAGCGTCACGAACAAACCTAAAAGCAAGTGGCGCCCAACGCCGTTGGATACGGTTGAGCTGGAGAAATTGGGCTCGAGAAAGCTGAGAATCAATGCAAAACAAACGATGACGATAGCGGAAAAACTTTACACGCAAG GTATCATAAGTTATCCTCGTACCGAAACCAACATGTTCACAAATGATATGAAGCTGGCGCCGCTGGTGGAGCAACAGCTGGACGATCCTGAATGGGGAGGGTTTGCGCAGAAAGTGCTTCAATGGGGACCAAATCCCAGAAACGGGAAGAAATCCGATCAGGCGCATCCCCCCATTCATCCGACCAAGTACGTGACCAACCTAACGGGCAACGAGAAGAAGATCTACGAGCTCGTGGTTCGGCACTTCCTGGCTTGCATCAGCAGGGATGCCGTTGGGTCGGAGACCGTTGTCAATGCAATCTTGGCGGAGGAAGAGTTCACGGCTTCCGGGTTGTGCATCCTGGAACGAAACTATCTGGAAGTGTATCCGTACGATCGGTGGAATTCGAAGGAAATCCATCCTTATCAGGTGGGTCATACGTTTGAACCAACGGAGCTGTCCTTGCACGAGGGATCGACGACGGCACCGAACATGCTAACAGAAGCAGATTTGATTGCATTGATGGAAAAGCATGGCATCGGAACTGATGCAACCCACGCGGAACATATCAACACGATCAAGGAACGTGGTTACATTGGGGAAGCTGAAGGTAGATATCTGGTTCCAGGGACGTTGGGTATGGGATTGGTAGAAGGCTACGAAGCGATGGACCTTTCCCTTGCTCAACCAGAACTTCGAGCTGGGCTTGAAGCTGATCTAAAACTGATATGCGAGGGCAGGAAAGATCCAAAGGTTGTTCTGGCCGAGCAAATTCAGAAATACAAGGAAGCCTATCGGGTGATTACTGAAAAAGCGAGGGCCCTTGACCAGGCCATATCACAACGTTTGAACGAGCCGCCGAGGGACGCTCCTGTTAATCAGTTTACTTCCGCCGGTAACAATCCGTTACAGGAAGTATGCAAATGTCCCAAATGTTCACAGATGATGGCTCTCAAAAAGAAGAAAGATGGCATCGGTTACTACCTGGGGTGTCTCGGATTTCCTGATTGTAGAAACTCTGTATGGTTCGACGAGAACATCAAAGAAGCCTCCGGAACCGACGAGATATGTCCGAGATGTGGGGGATCTAACAAGAAAATGACCGTCAAGTTCAAACAAATGCGATTCTACGGAATGCTGAACCACACGAGCAACGATTCGTACAAAACCTGCATTGTCTGTGACAATACGTTCCGCGAAATTCTCGGAATTGACGAAGGCCTTGTGCGACAGTTCCGGTCCAGTGGAATTCGAGCGGATGTAACGATCCCGCGGAGAGGGAATGCACCTACAGGCAACACCACTCGCCCAGCAAATCCCTCCAGCCGTCCGACATTCCCAAGCAACCCGTCCAGTGGCCGAGGAACCGGGAGCGGGTCCAGCAATACTAGCCGTAACGGATGGAGCTCCCACAATGACAACGACGATGACTTTCGAGGCGGTGGTGGCGGAGCAATCTCTACCGGAAGTCGTCCGAATACGAATAGCTCGAGCAGCGGATGGGGCGGTAACAATAGCAGTAGGAATTCTTCGAACCCCTCGCAAAATCGACCAACTGCTACGAGACCCAACCAGCCCAGTAGTGAACACTCGTGGAGTCGGAACAGGAACTCCAGTGGAGGAGCGGACGATGGAGAAGTTCGATGCGGGTGCAATCTGCCGGCAAAATCGCTCACCGTCAAGAAGGACGGCCCCAACAAGGGGCGACCGTTCTTTACCTGTCCAATGGAACAAGGCAAACAGTGTGGGTTCTTCAAGTGGGGCGACGAGGACAATGCACCGCAGTCAGGATCATCCTCGAGTAATTGGGGCGGACAGAGTAGACCTCCACCTCCGCCACCGCAGGATAGTTTTGGTAGGGGTGGACCATCCTCGTCCGGTTGGGGACGAACCAACAACGATGGGAAGTCGAAGGGTTCCGGTCAGAGGGGAGGAGATCGTCCGAAGGCAACACGGAAATGCGGGTTCTGCAGGCAGGAAGGTCACACCAAGGCCAAGTGTCCACAGCGGAGTAATAGTGATTTTTGA